In Nocardioides faecalis, the following proteins share a genomic window:
- a CDS encoding acetyl-CoA C-acetyltransferase — MTETVRRAAVLGGNRIPFARSNGAYATASNAEMLTAALDGLVARFGLEGERVGEVAGGAVLKHSRDFNLVREAVLSTRLAPETPAIDLQQACGTGLQAINYIANKIKLGQIDSGIGGGVDTTSDAPIAIGEKLRKKLIQLNNARTAKDRLAVLATIRPGDIGLAIPSNGEPRTRLSMGEHQALTALEWQITREAQDQLAVTSHHNLAASYDEGWQDDLVTPFRGLERDNNLRPDSSLEKLAKLKPVFGKGEAATMTAANSTPLTDGASAVLLGSEEWAAEHGLEPLAYFVDSELAAVDFVHGAEGLLMAPAYAVPRMLERNGLTLGDFDFYEIHEAFASQVLSTLAAWESPVFCKERLGLDAPLGSIDRAKLNVKGSSLAAGHPFAATGGRIVANAAKLLAAKGGGRALISVCAAGGQGVVAILER; from the coding sequence ATGACTGAGACTGTTCGCCGCGCCGCCGTCCTCGGCGGCAACCGCATCCCCTTCGCCCGGTCCAACGGCGCCTACGCGACCGCCTCGAACGCGGAGATGCTCACCGCGGCCCTGGACGGGCTCGTGGCCCGCTTCGGGCTCGAGGGCGAGCGCGTCGGTGAGGTCGCCGGCGGTGCCGTGCTCAAGCACAGCCGCGACTTCAACCTGGTCCGCGAGGCCGTGCTGAGCACCCGCCTGGCGCCCGAGACCCCCGCCATCGACCTGCAGCAGGCCTGCGGCACCGGGCTGCAGGCGATCAACTACATCGCGAACAAGATCAAGCTCGGCCAGATCGACTCCGGCATCGGCGGCGGCGTGGACACCACCTCCGACGCCCCGATCGCGATCGGGGAGAAGCTGCGCAAGAAGCTGATCCAGCTCAACAACGCCCGCACCGCCAAGGACCGGCTCGCGGTGCTCGCCACCATCCGACCCGGTGACATCGGCCTGGCGATCCCCTCCAACGGCGAGCCCCGCACCCGGCTGTCCATGGGCGAGCACCAGGCGCTGACCGCGCTGGAGTGGCAGATCACCCGCGAGGCCCAGGACCAGCTGGCGGTCACCTCGCACCACAACCTCGCCGCGTCGTACGACGAGGGGTGGCAGGACGACCTGGTCACGCCGTTCCGCGGCCTGGAGCGCGACAACAACCTGCGCCCCGACTCCTCGCTGGAGAAGCTCGCCAAGCTCAAGCCGGTCTTCGGCAAGGGCGAGGCGGCGACCATGACCGCCGCCAACTCCACCCCGCTCACCGACGGCGCCTCCGCCGTCCTCCTCGGCTCCGAGGAGTGGGCGGCCGAGCACGGCCTGGAGCCGCTGGCCTACTTCGTCGACTCCGAGCTCGCCGCCGTCGACTTCGTGCATGGCGCCGAGGGCCTGCTGATGGCACCCGCCTACGCCGTGCCGCGAATGCTCGAGCGCAACGGCCTGACGCTGGGCGACTTCGACTTCTACGAGATCCACGAGGCCTTCGCCTCCCAGGTGCTCTCCACCCTGGCCGCCTGGGAGAGTCCGGTCTTCTGCAAGGAGCGCCTCGGCCTGGACGCGCCGCTGGGCTCCATCGACCGGGCCAAGCTCAACGTCAAGGGCTCCTCGCTGGCCGCCGGCCACCCGTTCGCCGCCACCGGCGGTCGGATCGTGGCCAATGCCGCCAAGCTGCTCGCCGCCAAGGGCGGTGGCCGCGCGCTCATCTCCGTCTGCGCCGCCGGCGGCCAGGGCGTCGTGGCGATCCTGGAGCGCTGA
- a CDS encoding 3-oxoacyl-ACP reductase — translation MSDKYQAFTTSPLGRILVKNLGLPDPAPLERYREGDPLVSGTVLVGGTGRLAESLPGLLDELGVSNTSVADDDTRFKGLVFDATGLKDTTTLVALRDFFTPVLRRLEPSARVVVLGTPPELTRGSERVAQRALEGFTRSLGKEIGRGSTVQLVYVAEGQEAAVTSTLGFLLSPKSAYVSGQVIRIGAHGDATTTSVEDWTKPLAGKVALVTGASRGIGEAIARVLHRDGATVVGVDVPQAASELQRLMKELDGDWLTLDITGKDAPQRIAHHLQTKHGGVDVVVHNAGITRDRKLANMAPNDKGDRWTSVLAVNVTAPELITRELLEQGVINAGGSIVGVASIAGIAGNVGQTNYAASKAAVIGLVDSLADELTDGITINAVAPGFIITQMTAAVPFATREVGQRLNAMAQGGLPVDVAETIAWYANPASSGVNGNVVRVCGQMMLGA, via the coding sequence ATGAGCGACAAGTACCAGGCCTTCACGACGTCCCCCCTCGGCCGGATCCTGGTGAAGAACCTCGGTCTGCCCGACCCCGCCCCCCTCGAGCGCTACCGCGAGGGCGACCCACTCGTCAGCGGCACCGTCCTGGTGGGCGGCACCGGCCGGCTGGCCGAGTCGCTGCCCGGCCTGCTCGACGAGCTGGGCGTGAGCAACACCAGCGTCGCCGACGACGACACCCGGTTCAAGGGCCTGGTCTTCGACGCCACCGGCCTGAAGGACACCACCACCCTGGTCGCGCTGCGCGACTTCTTCACCCCGGTGCTGCGCCGCCTCGAGCCGTCGGCCCGCGTGGTCGTGCTCGGCACGCCGCCGGAGCTGACCCGGGGCAGCGAGCGGGTCGCCCAGCGGGCACTCGAGGGCTTCACCCGCAGCCTCGGCAAGGAGATCGGGCGCGGCAGCACCGTGCAGCTGGTGTACGTCGCCGAGGGCCAGGAGGCCGCGGTGACCAGCACGCTCGGCTTCCTGCTCTCCCCCAAGTCCGCCTACGTCTCCGGCCAGGTGATCCGGATCGGCGCCCACGGCGACGCGACGACCACCAGCGTCGAGGACTGGACCAAGCCGCTGGCCGGCAAGGTCGCCCTGGTCACCGGCGCCAGCCGTGGCATCGGCGAGGCGATCGCGCGTGTGCTGCACCGCGACGGCGCCACCGTCGTCGGGGTCGACGTGCCGCAGGCCGCCAGCGAGCTGCAGCGCCTGATGAAGGAGCTCGACGGTGACTGGCTCACCCTCGACATCACCGGCAAGGACGCGCCGCAGCGGATCGCGCACCACCTGCAGACCAAGCACGGCGGCGTGGACGTCGTCGTGCACAACGCCGGCATCACCCGCGACCGCAAGCTCGCGAACATGGCGCCCAACGACAAGGGCGACCGCTGGACCTCGGTACTCGCGGTCAACGTGACCGCGCCCGAGCTCATCACCCGGGAGCTTCTCGAGCAGGGCGTCATCAACGCCGGTGGCTCGATCGTCGGCGTCGCGTCCATCGCCGGCATCGCGGGCAACGTGGGCCAGACCAACTACGCCGCCTCGAAGGCCGCCGTCATCGGTCTGGTCGACAGCCTCGCCGACGAGCTCACCGACGGCATCACCATCAACGCCGTCGCACCGGGCTTCATCATCACCCAGATGACCGCCGCGGTGCCGTTCGCGACCCGCGAGGTCGGCCAGCGACTCAACGCCATGGCGCAGGGCGGCCTGCCGGTCGACGTGGCCGAGACCATCGCCTGGTACGCCAACCCCGCCTCCTCCGGCGTCAACGGCAACGTGGTCCGCGTCTGCGGCCAGATGATGCTGGGGGCCTGA
- a CDS encoding MaoC/PaaZ C-terminal domain-containing protein — protein MGAPDSPGRVEHVDGAGGLATMAKAALPAVPGVNQLPGIKKTSRTLPDLELRRDDVEVRRDEVDRYAEVCGFPRRDTAPVPYLHMLAFGLHMAMMTDAAFPFPAIGSVHLENTIAQHRPVAIGERVSLGLRAANLRTSTKGRAWDMLVTGTVGDEVVWESTSTYLRLGGGDKEHGDRGTELAPVEARGAVWEVPENTGRRYAAVSGDRNPIHLYPLTAKALGFKRHIAHGMWSKARCIAALENRLPDAVQVTVAFKKPIFLPGKVRFGAARREDGYGFTLVDPRTGAPHLLGRATAL, from the coding sequence ATGGGCGCCCCCGACTCCCCCGGCCGCGTCGAGCACGTCGACGGCGCCGGTGGCCTGGCGACCATGGCCAAGGCGGCCCTGCCGGCCGTCCCCGGCGTGAACCAGCTGCCCGGCATCAAGAAGACCTCGCGCACGCTGCCCGACCTCGAGCTGCGCCGCGACGACGTCGAGGTACGACGCGACGAGGTGGACCGCTACGCCGAGGTCTGCGGCTTCCCCCGGCGCGACACCGCGCCGGTGCCGTACCTGCACATGCTGGCCTTCGGCCTGCACATGGCGATGATGACCGACGCCGCGTTCCCGTTCCCGGCCATCGGCTCGGTGCACCTGGAGAACACGATCGCCCAGCACCGGCCCGTCGCGATCGGCGAGCGGGTCTCGCTGGGCCTGCGCGCGGCGAACCTGCGCACCAGCACGAAGGGCCGCGCCTGGGACATGCTGGTCACCGGCACCGTGGGCGACGAGGTCGTCTGGGAGTCCACGTCGACGTACCTGCGCCTCGGCGGCGGGGACAAGGAGCACGGCGACCGCGGCACCGAGCTGGCGCCCGTCGAGGCCCGCGGCGCGGTCTGGGAGGTGCCGGAGAACACCGGGCGCCGCTACGCGGCGGTCTCCGGTGACCGCAACCCGATCCACCTCTACCCGCTGACGGCCAAGGCGCTGGGCTTCAAGCGCCACATCGCGCACGGCATGTGGAGCAAGGCGCGGTGCATCGCGGCACTGGAGAACCGGCTGCCCGACGCCGTGCAGGTCACCGTGGCCTTCAAGAAGCCGATCTTCCTGCCGGGCAAGGTCCGCTTCGGCGCCGCGCGGCGCGAGGACGGCTACGGCTTCACCCTCGTCGACCCGCGCACCGGTGCGCCGCACCTGCTCGGGCGCGCCACCGCGCTCTGA
- a CDS encoding acyl-CoA thioesterase encodes MSDATAYAGAEDGAEDGAGGSPGEATRKLVDLLDLERLDTDLFRGTQPDTVRQRVYGGQVAAQALIAAMRTVEEGMHPHSLHSYFLLPGDYNVPIIYDVERIRDGKSFVTRRVLARQHGRAIYYQTVSFQRLEEGLEHQDVMPEVKAPEEGMDLVELMTQRGADDGLGREWAALDVRWLGNSAFGLEPDAMHPSRTQVWIRVAGQLSDDVSEHLAMFAYASDVSLLGAALSAHPETGPTKVQMASLDHTIWFHRPFRADEWWLYDQWSPSASGARGLALGRIFTQDGTLVATVAQEGLIRPRPDKPQQY; translated from the coding sequence ATGAGCGACGCCACCGCGTACGCCGGCGCCGAGGACGGGGCCGAGGACGGGGCCGGCGGGTCGCCGGGGGAGGCCACCCGCAAGCTGGTCGACCTGCTCGACCTCGAGCGCCTCGACACCGACCTGTTCCGCGGCACCCAGCCCGACACGGTGCGCCAGCGCGTGTACGGCGGGCAGGTGGCCGCGCAGGCCCTGATCGCAGCGATGCGCACCGTCGAGGAGGGCATGCACCCGCACTCGCTGCACTCCTACTTCCTGCTGCCCGGCGACTACAACGTCCCGATCATCTACGACGTGGAGCGGATCCGGGACGGCAAGTCGTTCGTCACCCGCCGCGTCCTCGCCCGCCAGCACGGCCGGGCGATCTACTACCAGACGGTCAGCTTCCAGCGCCTCGAGGAAGGCCTCGAGCACCAGGACGTGATGCCGGAGGTCAAGGCGCCCGAGGAGGGCATGGACCTCGTCGAGCTGATGACCCAGCGTGGCGCCGACGACGGGCTCGGCCGGGAGTGGGCGGCCCTCGACGTGCGCTGGCTCGGGAACTCCGCGTTCGGCCTCGAGCCGGACGCGATGCACCCCTCCCGCACCCAGGTGTGGATCCGCGTCGCCGGGCAGCTCTCTGACGACGTGAGCGAGCACCTCGCGATGTTCGCCTACGCCAGCGACGTCTCGCTGCTGGGCGCCGCGCTGTCGGCGCACCCGGAGACCGGGCCGACCAAGGTGCAGATGGCGTCGCTGGACCACACCATCTGGTTCCACCGGCCGTTCCGGGCCGACGAGTGGTGGCTCTACGACCAGTGGTCGCCCTCGGCCAGCGGTGCCCGCGGCCTCGCCCTGGGCCGGATCTTCACCCAGGACGGCACGCTCGTCGCGACCGTGGCGCAGGAGGGCTTGATCCGGCCGCGCCCGGACAAGCCGCAGCAGTACTGA
- a CDS encoding proteasome assembly chaperone family protein: MTSPAQHPGPASRVVHIVDEVPELDDVTYLPMIVALDGFLDAGSAGALACSHLARTGASSAEGGGVVVATFDVDQLHDYRARRPPMTFARDHYEGYEPPRLVVRLLHDVGGSPYLLLHGSEPDTRWEAFCRGVREVIERLGVDLVVSIGSVPMAVPHTRPIAITHHANNPDLLVGEGLWRGELRVPSSAQALLEVRLGEWGLDAQGFVAHVPHYLAQLEYPPATIALLEQVELAARLTIDLAELTPLAAEREEEIGRYLAANAEVADVVAALEQQYDTFARAEAEGSSLLADDEPLPTGEEIGQQFEQFLAGLEGPDDNGGSGRKEG; this comes from the coding sequence GTGACCTCCCCAGCGCAGCACCCCGGCCCTGCCTCGCGCGTGGTGCACATCGTCGACGAGGTGCCCGAGCTCGACGACGTCACCTACCTGCCGATGATCGTCGCGCTGGACGGCTTCCTCGACGCCGGCAGCGCCGGTGCGCTGGCGTGCAGCCACCTGGCGCGCACCGGAGCCTCCTCGGCCGAGGGCGGGGGAGTCGTGGTCGCCACCTTCGACGTGGACCAGCTGCACGACTACCGCGCCCGGCGGCCCCCGATGACCTTCGCGCGCGACCACTACGAGGGCTACGAGCCGCCGCGGCTGGTGGTCCGGCTGCTGCACGACGTCGGCGGATCGCCGTACCTGCTGCTGCACGGCTCGGAGCCGGACACCCGCTGGGAGGCGTTCTGCCGGGGCGTGCGGGAGGTCATCGAGCGTCTCGGTGTGGACCTGGTCGTCTCCATCGGCTCGGTGCCGATGGCGGTGCCGCACACCCGCCCGATCGCGATCACCCACCACGCCAACAACCCCGACCTCCTCGTCGGCGAGGGCCTGTGGCGTGGTGAGCTGCGGGTGCCCAGCAGCGCCCAGGCGCTGTTGGAGGTCCGGCTCGGCGAGTGGGGGCTCGACGCGCAGGGGTTCGTCGCGCACGTGCCGCACTACCTGGCCCAGCTGGAGTACCCGCCGGCCACCATCGCGCTGCTCGAGCAGGTCGAGCTCGCCGCGCGACTGACCATCGACCTCGCCGAACTGACTCCGCTCGCCGCCGAGCGGGAGGAGGAGATCGGCCGCTACCTGGCCGCCAACGCCGAGGTCGCCGACGTGGTCGCCGCGCTGGAGCAGCAGTACGACACGTTCGCGCGCGCCGAGGCGGAGGGCAGCAGCCTGCTCGCCGACGACGAGCCGCTGCCGACGGGTGAGGAGATCGGGCAGCAGTTCGAGCAGTTCCTGGCCGGCCTGGAGGGTCCGGACGACAACGGCGGCTCCGGCCGCAAGGAGGGTTGA
- the dxs gene encoding 1-deoxy-D-xylulose-5-phosphate synthase has product MPVLDKISSPRDLRALSEDELTQLAAEIRDLLIRTVATNTGHLGPNLGVVELTLAVHRVFDSPRDKVVFDTGHQSYVHKLVTGRAASFDTLRREGGLSGYPSQAESEHDLVENSHASTALSYADGLAKAYAVRGEDRHVVAVIGDGALTGGMAWEALNNIAIQHGSRLVIVVNDNGRSYTPTIGGLANALTSLRTNPRYETLLEQVKKRLNAVPGVGPAAYDALHAMKKGLKDALAPQGLFEDLGLKYVGPVDGHDRAAMEHALSQAKRFGGPVIVHAITRKGFGYDPAERHEADQFHAPGPFDVQTGTEKPKGPIWTDHFAEHIVRIGERRPDVVAITAAMMHPVGLDRFQARFPERTFDVGIAEQHAATSAAGLAMGGLHPVFAVYATFLNRAFDQVLMDVALHRCGVTFVLDRSGVTGDDGASHNGMWDMSLLQLVPGLRMAAPRDVTRMQELLDEAVEVADAPTVVRFPKGPPPEDIEAIDRVGGCDVLVREGARDVLVVAVGSMAGVGVDVASRLTAQGVGVTVVDPRWVKPVDPALVELARHHRLVVTIEDNGRVGGVGAVLLQTLADAKVSTPVRVHGIPQEFLEHAKRGAILEQIGLTASAIALDVLHEVAGEAGLDGPDAADPRTLLDADGTR; this is encoded by the coding sequence ATGCCTGTCCTCGACAAGATCTCCAGCCCGCGCGACCTGCGGGCCCTCTCCGAGGACGAGCTGACCCAGCTCGCGGCCGAGATCCGGGACCTGTTGATCCGCACGGTGGCCACCAACACCGGCCACCTCGGGCCGAACCTGGGCGTGGTCGAGCTGACGCTGGCCGTGCACCGCGTCTTCGACTCCCCGCGGGACAAGGTCGTCTTCGACACCGGCCACCAGTCCTACGTGCACAAGCTCGTCACCGGCCGCGCCGCCTCCTTCGACACGCTGCGCCGCGAGGGCGGGCTGAGCGGCTACCCGAGCCAGGCCGAGTCCGAGCACGACCTGGTCGAGAACTCCCACGCCTCCACCGCGCTGAGCTACGCCGACGGCCTGGCCAAGGCGTACGCCGTGCGCGGCGAGGACCGGCACGTGGTCGCGGTGATCGGCGACGGCGCGCTGACCGGCGGCATGGCCTGGGAGGCGCTGAACAACATCGCCATCCAGCACGGCAGCCGGCTGGTGATCGTGGTCAACGACAACGGCCGCTCCTACACTCCGACGATCGGCGGCTTGGCCAACGCCCTGACCAGCCTGCGCACCAACCCGCGCTACGAGACCCTGCTGGAGCAGGTCAAGAAGCGGCTCAACGCCGTGCCCGGCGTCGGCCCGGCGGCGTATGACGCGCTGCACGCCATGAAGAAGGGTCTCAAGGACGCCCTCGCGCCCCAGGGGCTCTTCGAGGACCTCGGGCTGAAGTACGTGGGTCCCGTCGACGGCCACGACCGCGCCGCGATGGAGCATGCCCTGAGCCAGGCGAAGCGGTTCGGCGGCCCGGTGATCGTGCACGCGATCACCCGCAAGGGCTTCGGCTACGACCCCGCCGAGCGGCACGAGGCGGACCAGTTCCACGCGCCTGGCCCGTTCGACGTGCAGACCGGTACGGAGAAGCCCAAGGGGCCGATCTGGACCGACCACTTCGCCGAGCACATCGTGCGGATCGGTGAGCGGCGCCCCGACGTGGTCGCCATCACTGCCGCGATGATGCACCCGGTCGGGCTGGACCGGTTCCAGGCCCGCTTCCCCGAGCGCACCTTCGACGTCGGCATCGCCGAGCAGCACGCCGCCACCTCGGCCGCCGGCCTGGCGATGGGCGGGCTGCACCCCGTCTTCGCGGTGTATGCGACCTTCCTCAACCGGGCCTTCGACCAGGTGCTGATGGACGTCGCGCTGCACCGCTGCGGCGTCACCTTCGTGCTCGACCGCTCCGGGGTGACCGGCGACGACGGCGCCAGCCACAACGGCATGTGGGACATGTCGCTCCTGCAGCTGGTGCCCGGACTGCGGATGGCCGCGCCCCGCGACGTCACCCGGATGCAGGAGCTGCTGGACGAGGCCGTGGAGGTCGCCGACGCGCCCACCGTGGTCCGGTTCCCGAAGGGCCCGCCGCCCGAGGACATCGAGGCCATCGACCGGGTGGGCGGCTGCGACGTGCTGGTCCGCGAGGGTGCCCGCGACGTGCTCGTGGTCGCGGTCGGCTCGATGGCCGGCGTCGGCGTCGACGTGGCCTCCCGCCTCACCGCGCAGGGCGTGGGCGTGACCGTGGTGGACCCGCGCTGGGTCAAGCCCGTCGACCCCGCCCTCGTCGAGCTCGCCCGCCACCACCGCCTGGTGGTGACCATCGAGGACAACGGCCGGGTCGGCGGTGTCGGCGCGGTGCTGCTGCAGACGCTGGCCGACGCCAAGGTGAGCACGCCGGTGCGCGTGCACGGCATCCCCCAGGAGTTCCTCGAGCACGCCAAGCGCGGCGCGATCCTGGAGCAGATCGGACTGACCGCCTCCGCGATCGCGCTCGACGTGCTGCACGAGGTCGCCGGGGAGGCCGGCCTGGACGGACCGGACGCCGCAGACCCCCGGACGCTGCTCGATGCGGACGGGACACGCTGA
- a CDS encoding NUDIX domain-containing protein, whose protein sequence is MARFASVVLIDTRGWVLLQERDEHPVIDPERWGFVGGHVDDGEASQAAAHRELEEETGLRLAPPALRLWQQFTVFHAAYGTDDEVRVYVARTDATDADITVGEGRRILFVDPAEAVGLPLTVAAAHILPELLNSPYYQDLLP, encoded by the coding sequence ATGGCCCGCTTCGCCTCGGTCGTCCTGATCGACACCCGCGGCTGGGTGCTGCTGCAGGAGCGCGACGAGCACCCGGTCATCGATCCCGAGCGGTGGGGCTTCGTCGGCGGCCACGTCGACGACGGGGAGGCCTCGCAGGCGGCCGCCCACCGCGAGCTGGAGGAGGAGACCGGGCTGCGCCTGGCGCCGCCCGCGCTGCGGCTGTGGCAGCAGTTCACCGTCTTCCACGCCGCCTACGGCACCGACGACGAGGTACGGGTGTACGTCGCCCGCACCGACGCCACAGACGCGGACATCACCGTCGGGGAGGGCCGCCGGATCCTCTTCGTCGACCCGGCCGAGGCCGTCGGGCTGCCGCTGACCGTCGCCGCCGCGCACATCCTTCCCGAGCTCCTCAACTCCCCGTACTACCAGGATCTGCTGCCCTGA
- a CDS encoding DUF3105 domain-containing protein yields the protein MLPVVLAVLAAVLVLTAAVLVPVLLADDEAERAGPVDLSEVTEHDDLSNAHLRIGEGFDYPQSPPVGGEHAPMWLECGVYDEPVPEVYAVHDLEHGTVWITYRPEDLERKEVDALAGLLPDNGIMSPYPDQDAPVVITVWGRQLALTGADDPRIRLFLDAYGAGETAPEPFASCHGGADPAELPEPGQPGKPGQPGSPDGGLNV from the coding sequence GTGCTGCCGGTGGTGCTCGCGGTGCTCGCCGCGGTGCTCGTGCTCACGGCCGCCGTGCTGGTCCCGGTGCTGCTCGCCGACGACGAGGCGGAGCGGGCGGGTCCGGTCGACCTGAGCGAGGTCACCGAGCACGATGACCTCAGCAACGCCCACCTGCGCATCGGTGAGGGCTTCGACTACCCGCAGTCGCCGCCGGTGGGCGGTGAGCACGCACCGATGTGGCTGGAGTGCGGCGTGTACGACGAGCCGGTGCCCGAGGTCTACGCCGTGCACGACCTGGAGCACGGCACGGTGTGGATCACCTACCGGCCCGAGGACCTGGAGCGCAAGGAGGTCGACGCGCTCGCCGGCCTGCTGCCCGACAACGGCATCATGTCGCCCTACCCGGACCAGGACGCGCCCGTCGTGATCACCGTCTGGGGCCGCCAGCTGGCCCTGACCGGCGCCGACGACCCCCGGATCCGCCTGTTCCTCGACGCCTACGGTGCGGGGGAGACCGCCCCGGAGCCGTTCGCCTCCTGCCACGGGGGAGCGGACCCCGCCGAGCTGCCCGAGCCGGGCCAGCCGGGCAAGCCGGGCCAGCCCGGGTCGCCTGACGGCGGGCTGAACGTCTGA
- a CDS encoding thiamine-binding protein, whose amino-acid sequence MIVAFSISPSTADETGGVSEAVAAAVRVVRESGLPNETNAMFTNIEGEWDEVMAVVKRAVDAVAAVSPRVSLVLKADIRPGFTGELSAKVERVEQALEQ is encoded by the coding sequence ATGATCGTCGCCTTCAGCATCAGCCCCTCGACCGCCGACGAGACCGGCGGCGTCTCGGAGGCGGTGGCGGCCGCCGTGCGCGTCGTGCGCGAGTCCGGGCTGCCGAACGAGACGAACGCGATGTTCACCAACATCGAGGGCGAGTGGGACGAGGTGATGGCGGTCGTCAAGCGCGCTGTCGACGCCGTCGCCGCGGTCTCGCCGCGGGTCTCGCTGGTGCTCAAGGCCGACATCCGGCCGGGTTTCACCGGCGAGCTGAGCGCCAAGGTGGAGCGCGTCGAGCAGGCGCTCGAGCAGTGA